A genomic segment from Rubrobacter tropicus encodes:
- the codA gene encoding cytosine deaminase — protein sequence MYDLILRGARLDGDLVDVAVTGGRIERVAPGIGGTAAREIDAGGRLLSPPFVESHVHLDTTLTAGQPRWNGSGTLFEGIQIWSERKKEISREDVIGRATQLLRWQAAQGVLHVRTHADVTDPELTGLKALLELREQVRSWIEVQVVAFPQEGLLSYPKGAELMEEAMKLGADAVGGIPHFEHTREMGAESVKETFRLAEKYDRPVDVHCDETDDPESRFLEVMAAEAIRTGMGDRVTASHTTAFGSYDNAYAFKLMGFLVKGGINFVANPLINITLQGRYDAYPKRRGITRVKELWQNGLNVSLGYDDVMDPWYPLGTGGMLQPAHMAVHACHMTAREEVVACFDMVTEGGARTLGLEGYGLAEGSPADFVLVDAPGKWEAVRRLAATTLVVRGGEVISETRPAETRLMGEVVDFERRGGQG from the coding sequence ATGTATGACCTGATCTTGCGCGGGGCCCGGCTCGACGGCGACCTCGTGGACGTCGCTGTTACCGGGGGACGGATCGAGCGCGTGGCGCCAGGCATCGGCGGGACCGCGGCGCGCGAAATAGACGCAGGGGGCCGGCTCCTCTCGCCGCCGTTCGTCGAGTCGCACGTGCATCTGGACACCACGCTCACGGCCGGGCAGCCGCGGTGGAACGGTTCGGGGACGCTCTTCGAGGGGATCCAGATCTGGTCCGAGCGCAAGAAGGAGATCTCGCGCGAGGACGTGATCGGGCGCGCCACCCAACTTCTCCGCTGGCAGGCGGCCCAGGGCGTCCTCCACGTCCGCACCCACGCCGACGTAACCGACCCGGAGCTCACAGGCCTGAAGGCGCTTCTGGAGCTGCGCGAGCAGGTCAGATCCTGGATCGAGGTCCAGGTCGTCGCCTTTCCGCAGGAGGGACTCCTCTCCTACCCGAAGGGGGCGGAGCTCATGGAGGAGGCGATGAAGCTCGGGGCCGACGCCGTCGGGGGCATCCCGCATTTCGAGCACACCCGCGAGATGGGCGCCGAGTCCGTCAAGGAGACCTTCCGCCTCGCCGAAAAATACGACAGGCCCGTGGACGTCCACTGCGACGAGACCGACGACCCCGAGTCCCGCTTTCTCGAAGTGATGGCGGCGGAGGCCATAAGGACCGGGATGGGTGACCGCGTCACCGCGAGCCACACGACGGCGTTCGGCTCATACGACAACGCCTACGCCTTCAAGCTGATGGGTTTCCTGGTGAAGGGCGGGATTAACTTCGTCGCGAACCCGCTCATCAACATAACCCTGCAGGGGCGCTACGACGCCTACCCGAAGCGGCGCGGCATCACCCGCGTCAAGGAACTCTGGCAGAACGGCCTGAACGTCTCTTTGGGCTACGACGACGTGATGGACCCGTGGTACCCGCTCGGCACCGGCGGGATGCTGCAGCCGGCCCACATGGCCGTCCACGCCTGCCACATGACGGCCCGCGAGGAGGTCGTCGCCTGCTTCGACATGGTGACCGAAGGCGGCGCGAGGACGCTGGGCCTGGAAGGGTACGGGCTCGCGGAGGGAAGCCCGGCCGACTTCGTCCTCGTGGACGCGCCCGGGAAGTGGGAGGCGGTGAGGCGGCTCGCCGCGACGACGCTGGTGGTCAGGGGGGGAGAAGTAATCTCCGAGACCCGACCGGCCGAGACGCGGCTCATGGGCGAGGTCGTGGACTTCGAGCGAAGGGGAGGACAGGGATGA